In one Pseudomonas sp. 31-12 genomic region, the following are encoded:
- a CDS encoding DUF4123 domain-containing protein has product MQPDCLSPREWLERQPLKPSEQLFAIFSNASTAEPFKAWRQSVAAQPPNPIWADTAYAEWEPVMPYVGIVSAEGEFLEWVATTESRDWGWLAVSSASQDALVEHLRSLTQVLLPNGNAVFFRFWDGSYLLPILQSADVNPTQLMPVLDRCLINGQPLDIGGRPLKPSRVFPWWEVSESLLEDLATESATTRINNLMKWLSEDRPDLFEAFSEHVLRHKVAIFLQAPDLPQAPKQDLADYLMAELN; this is encoded by the coding sequence GTGCAGCCTGATTGCTTGTCACCTCGTGAATGGCTGGAACGGCAGCCACTGAAACCGTCGGAACAACTGTTCGCGATCTTCAGCAATGCCAGCACGGCTGAGCCGTTCAAAGCGTGGCGGCAGTCAGTCGCCGCTCAACCGCCTAATCCGATCTGGGCCGACACCGCTTACGCCGAGTGGGAGCCGGTCATGCCCTACGTCGGAATCGTCTCGGCTGAGGGTGAGTTTCTGGAGTGGGTTGCCACGACCGAGTCTCGCGACTGGGGTTGGCTGGCGGTTTCTTCTGCCTCTCAAGATGCATTGGTCGAGCATCTGCGCAGCCTAACTCAAGTGCTATTGCCCAACGGTAATGCGGTGTTTTTCCGCTTCTGGGATGGGAGTTATCTGTTGCCGATTCTTCAGTCTGCCGACGTAAACCCTACGCAATTAATGCCGGTGCTTGACCGCTGTTTGATCAATGGGCAACCGCTCGATATCGGTGGCAGGCCGTTGAAACCCTCCAGGGTTTTTCCGTGGTGGGAAGTTTCCGAGTCGCTACTCGAAGACCTCGCCACCGAGTCCGCGACAACCCGTATCAACAACTTGATGAAGTGGTTGAGCGAGGACCGTCCTGATCTTTTTGAAGCGTTTTCTGAGCATGTGTTGCGGCACAAAGTCGCGATCTTTCTGCAGGCGCCGGACCTGCCTCAAGCCCCGAAACAAGACTTGGCGGATTACCTGATGGCGGAGCTGAACTGA
- a CDS encoding RHS repeat-associated core domain-containing protein: protein MDQIVRIEQELDGFPNTLSLYRDQLKHWFSLAADKASHAADLPSLMGMERIVRFGNTSTVVSSGDDDFLSTVVQCPKGGKLEIESKFESVYDIPVGNIQVDVIAAESGEIKQVTLDENGKGTFEGKEGKFYRIHVHDEVTPQQVEDLFSSYDGLTKELEKWLRDEWKTFKPKWSESSAVAVGNGMLAGSWAAIEGVWDGISLLSEILKDPGKFGERLGESALELKRLANTAPKVMEKAQLLASDEAALCLLLRSASLWLDMLPPSEIAGKTAEAVSTVVVQLLIDILIGIVLTFAGAGAGIAYLTMRLADRAAQLLSAVLRLVKAIFTIINNFINYVDRYKKVAARGVAAGLKKGRMQLRWDAKRNTTLKRNEHHDNAPDQAKNPNGDSADSVDKTATNKCPVSMVTGEELLTLTDGSLDGILPFDFTRLYRTSAAEIDVGLGFGWSHSLSHRLEIDGETVIWIDHENRRTTFPLPSSARPAIHNSLSRAAIYLGNEPEELILAQAGDEARFYHFHNGFLTAISDGYDNRLRITRDRQGRIQRLDNGAGRALLLRYERSHLVAVDYQVFAPAQTLEEAWQTEQALVCYRYDERSRLIEATNAADESERYDYDDQHVILQRQLAGGASFFWEWERSGKAARCIRHRASFAQMDARYTWDDQGSVTVHNIDGSEEVYVHDDRARLVRKVELDGGEHLMAYDDQGRLIAEQDPLGAVTEYRYDEVGRLVALIPPEDEPTAYEYRNGFLHARYRGKAVWKYQRNAQGDVTEATDPDGHVTHYHYDEKGQLLSIRYPDTSRHVFVWNGLGQLVEETLPDGGVRRFSYDALGRQITRQDENGAVTKSLWDAVGRLIQTILPTGASRVYSYNAYGKITAERDELGRVTRYEYLDDLHLVSRRLNADGTQLKYRYDNAQLLLTEIENESGEKYQLAYTPGGLIRQETGFDGQRTAYAYDLNGHLLEKIEFGDDGSQLVTAYERDSAGRLLVKTLPDGLKVEYRYDSLGRLIGVDDGHDHPLEFEYDQQDRLITEHQGWGTLRYGYDACGQLNRLRLPDGSKLDYHHAKGGALTAIDLNGARLSSHQFAFGREQQRQQGQLLSEYAYDDQGRLKAHAVSQQQQPLYRRDYAYSANGNLDSIADTRHGQRNYQYDPLNRLTRVRHTRDDPAESFAHDPAGNLLMQDRPGLATVKGNRLLMQGDRHYDYDAFGNLVRERRGTAQKLVTEYRYDCQHRLVGVTTPDGRTASYRYDAFGRRIAKTVDGKTTEFFWQGDNLIAESSREHYRSYVYEPGSFRPLAMLDGKGPRKACPFYYQLDHLGTPQELTDFGGEIVWSAKYNAYGKVTRQTFGGGEQLEQPLRFQGQYFDAESGLHYNRHRYYDPEVGRYLTPDPVKLAGGLNQYQYTPNPTGWVDPLGLSGNCPQSGKTGCKAPDDTTGVRVDEGEAQLPKLTGEERRARIDWLSESVFYRRLKEMEESIDGAHFQQKHGAQTTLQSQLDRMKEGKNPTTGEIERYEKGKKKGEPVIPSAATRFLSHRDQFNAIQRAELIFRQSGLDASRQPIEMGKKIGEGFKREGLQYGEQTRAIVILDKNGKAKTSYTEFD from the coding sequence ATGGATCAGATTGTGCGCATCGAGCAGGAGCTCGACGGTTTTCCGAACACCCTTTCCCTCTACCGTGACCAGCTAAAGCATTGGTTTAGCCTGGCGGCAGACAAGGCCAGTCACGCGGCGGATTTACCTTCGCTGATGGGGATGGAACGGATCGTTCGGTTCGGTAATACCAGCACCGTTGTGAGCAGTGGTGATGACGATTTTCTCTCTACCGTCGTGCAGTGCCCGAAGGGTGGAAAGCTGGAGATCGAGAGCAAGTTCGAATCGGTTTATGACATTCCCGTGGGGAATATTCAGGTCGATGTGATTGCGGCTGAGAGCGGAGAGATAAAGCAGGTCACGCTCGACGAAAATGGCAAAGGGACCTTCGAGGGGAAAGAGGGCAAGTTCTACCGCATTCACGTTCACGACGAAGTCACACCGCAGCAAGTTGAAGATCTGTTCTCTTCCTACGATGGTCTGACGAAGGAGCTGGAAAAGTGGCTGCGTGATGAGTGGAAGACGTTTAAACCGAAGTGGTCGGAATCGTCTGCGGTTGCTGTAGGCAATGGAATGCTTGCGGGCAGTTGGGCCGCTATCGAGGGCGTGTGGGACGGTATCAGTCTGCTTTCAGAGATCCTCAAGGACCCCGGAAAGTTTGGTGAGCGGTTGGGCGAGAGTGCCTTAGAGCTGAAAAGGCTCGCGAACACCGCACCGAAGGTCATGGAGAAAGCCCAGCTGCTGGCCAGCGACGAAGCGGCGCTGTGTTTGCTGTTGCGCTCCGCCAGTCTCTGGTTGGACATGCTGCCGCCCAGCGAGATCGCCGGTAAAACCGCCGAAGCCGTTTCGACGGTGGTGGTGCAGCTATTGATCGACATCCTGATCGGTATCGTTCTGACCTTTGCCGGGGCGGGGGCTGGCATTGCCTATTTGACGATGCGTCTGGCTGATCGGGCCGCGCAGTTGCTCAGCGCTGTTCTGCGCCTCGTCAAAGCAATTTTCACGATCATCAATAACTTCATCAACTACGTCGACCGCTACAAAAAAGTGGCCGCGCGCGGCGTTGCGGCAGGCCTCAAAAAAGGTCGCATGCAACTGCGCTGGGATGCCAAGCGCAACACCACCCTCAAGCGAAACGAACACCACGACAACGCCCCGGATCAAGCGAAAAACCCCAACGGCGACAGCGCCGATTCCGTCGATAAAACCGCCACCAACAAATGCCCGGTCTCGATGGTCACCGGCGAAGAACTGCTGACCCTCACCGACGGTTCGCTGGACGGCATCCTGCCGTTCGACTTCACCCGGCTCTACCGCACCAGCGCCGCCGAGATCGATGTCGGCCTCGGATTTGGCTGGAGTCATTCGTTATCCCATCGGCTGGAAATCGACGGCGAAACGGTCATCTGGATCGACCACGAAAACCGACGCACCACGTTCCCGCTGCCGAGCAGCGCACGCCCGGCAATCCACAACAGCCTCTCGCGCGCTGCGATTTACCTCGGCAATGAACCCGAAGAACTGATCCTCGCCCAGGCCGGCGACGAGGCACGTTTCTACCATTTCCATAATGGTTTTCTGACAGCGATCAGCGACGGATACGACAACCGTCTACGCATCACCCGCGACCGCCAGGGCCGCATCCAGCGCCTCGACAACGGTGCCGGCCGCGCCTTGCTGTTGCGCTATGAACGCAGCCATCTGGTTGCCGTCGACTACCAGGTTTTTGCCCCCGCCCAAACCCTCGAAGAAGCCTGGCAGACCGAGCAAGCACTGGTCTGTTACCGCTACGACGAGCGCAGTCGGCTCATCGAAGCCACCAACGCCGCCGATGAAAGCGAGCGCTACGACTACGACGATCAGCACGTCATTCTCCAGCGGCAACTGGCCGGTGGGGCGAGTTTCTTCTGGGAGTGGGAAAGGTCCGGCAAGGCCGCCCGATGCATCCGCCACCGGGCGTCGTTTGCGCAGATGGACGCGCGGTATACCTGGGATGACCAGGGCAGCGTCACCGTCCACAACATCGACGGCAGCGAAGAGGTTTACGTCCACGACGACCGGGCGCGGCTGGTGCGCAAGGTCGAACTGGATGGCGGCGAACACCTCATGGCCTACGACGACCAGGGTCGGCTGATTGCCGAGCAGGACCCGCTCGGCGCCGTCACCGAATACCGTTACGACGAAGTCGGACGCTTGGTGGCGCTGATTCCGCCAGAAGATGAGCCAACGGCCTACGAGTATCGCAACGGTTTCCTGCACGCACGCTATCGCGGCAAAGCGGTGTGGAAGTATCAGCGCAATGCGCAGGGGGATGTCACCGAAGCGACCGATCCCGATGGCCATGTCACCCACTATCACTACGACGAAAAAGGTCAGTTGCTGTCGATCCGCTACCCGGACACCAGCCGGCATGTGTTCGTCTGGAATGGCTTGGGGCAACTGGTCGAAGAGACGCTGCCGGACGGTGGCGTACGGCGGTTTTCCTACGATGCGCTCGGGCGGCAGATTACCCGTCAGGACGAAAACGGCGCGGTCACGAAGTCGCTATGGGACGCTGTTGGCCGACTGATCCAGACGATTCTTCCTACCGGTGCCAGTCGCGTTTACAGCTACAACGCCTACGGAAAAATCACCGCCGAACGCGACGAACTCGGCCGCGTCACCCGCTACGAATACCTCGACGACCTTCACCTGGTCAGCCGCCGGCTCAATGCCGACGGCACCCAGCTGAAGTATCGCTACGACAACGCGCAGCTGTTGCTCACGGAAATCGAAAACGAATCCGGCGAAAAATATCAGTTGGCCTACACCCCCGGCGGATTGATCCGACAGGAAACCGGCTTCGACGGCCAACGCACGGCGTATGCCTACGACCTCAACGGCCATTTGCTGGAGAAAATCGAGTTTGGCGACGATGGTTCGCAGCTCGTCACCGCCTATGAACGAGACTCGGCAGGACGGTTGCTGGTCAAAACGCTGCCCGACGGGCTCAAGGTCGAATACCGCTATGACAGCCTCGGCCGACTGATTGGCGTCGATGATGGCCACGACCATCCGCTGGAATTCGAGTACGACCAACAGGATCGCCTGATCACCGAGCATCAGGGTTGGGGCACGCTGCGTTATGGCTACGACGCCTGCGGCCAACTCAACCGCCTGCGTCTGCCGGACGGCAGCAAACTCGATTACCACCATGCCAAGGGCGGCGCGCTCACCGCCATCGACCTCAACGGCGCAAGGCTTTCCAGCCACCAATTTGCGTTTGGTCGCGAGCAGCAACGCCAGCAAGGCCAACTGCTCAGCGAATATGCCTACGACGATCAAGGCCGCTTGAAGGCCCACGCTGTCAGCCAACAGCAACAACCGCTCTATCGCCGCGACTATGCCTACAGCGCCAACGGCAATCTCGACAGCATCGCCGACACCCGTCACGGCCAGCGCAACTACCAATACGACCCGCTCAACCGCCTGACCCGCGTCCGTCACACCCGCGACGACCCGGCGGAAAGCTTCGCCCACGACCCGGCCGGTAACCTGCTGATGCAGGATCGGCCTGGCTTGGCGACCGTTAAAGGCAATCGCCTGCTGATGCAGGGCGACCGCCATTACGACTACGACGCCTTCGGCAACCTGGTTCGTGAACGTCGCGGCACCGCGCAAAAACTCGTCACCGAATACCGCTACGACTGCCAGCACCGATTGGTCGGCGTCACCACCCCGGACGGTCGCACCGCCAGTTACCGCTACGACGCCTTCGGCCGCCGTATCGCCAAAACCGTCGACGGCAAAACCACCGAGTTCTTCTGGCAAGGCGACAACCTCATCGCCGAAAGCAGCCGCGAACACTACCGCAGCTACGTCTACGAACCCGGCAGCTTCCGCCCGCTGGCGATGCTCGACGGCAAAGGCCCGCGCAAGGCCTGCCCGTTCTACTACCAACTCGACCACCTCGGCACACCGCAGGAACTGACCGATTTTGGTGGCGAGATCGTCTGGTCAGCGAAGTACAACGCCTACGGCAAAGTCACTCGCCAGACGTTCGGCGGGGGCGAGCAACTTGAACAGCCGTTGCGGTTTCAGGGGCAGTATTTTGATGCCGAGAGTGGTCTGCATTACAACCGGCATCGGTACTATGATCCAGAGGTTGGACGGTATCTGACGCCGGACCCGGTGAAGTTGGCGGGTGGGCTGAACCAGTATCAGTACACGCCGAATCCGACGGGGTGGGTTGATCCGTTGGGGTTGAGCGGGAATTGTCCGCAGTCGGGTAAGACTGGGTGTAAGGCGCCGGATGATACGACAGGCGTTAGGGTTGATGAGGGTGAGGCGCAGCTACCGAAGCTGACAGGTGAGGAGCGGCGGGCAAGAATTGA
- a CDS encoding type VI secretion system tip protein VgrG yields MFAPANQPRFTLTIDGVQNELKVLEFTGTEAISQPYRFDLELVSERPDIELESLLHRQAFLSFDVQGSGIHGQIFRVGQSDSGKRLTGYQISLVPRLAYLGQRINQRIFQHKSVPAIIAQVLKDHGIQRDAFEFQLGSDYAPREYCVQYAESDLAFIQRLCAEVGIHYHFQHTPDGHLLVFGDDQTVFPRLPESTLYLPGSGMAADAPAIKRFNVRLETRTTAVTRRDYDFQKPRLSLENRVDSEQRPVLEDYHFPGHFTDREYGKQLTQRALERHNADFRQAEGRGDDSALVSGHFLHLAEHPRQAWNDLWLITEIEHRGRQPQVLEESATSDDPDDFQGYRNTFLATPWDVSFRPPVGPEKPRMLGYQPAVVTGPVDSEIHCDEFGRVKVQLAWDRDGQLNEHSSCWLRVATGWAHDHYGSVLIPRVGMEVLVGFIDADADKPLVMSCLPNAATPVPLDLPADKTRSIFRSQSSPGGGGYNELRIEDRKGAEEIYLRAQRNWTQHVLNDQQVQVDNARSIVVTGTARHELKADELRITHGQRQTEVKLDDHLVVMGDRHIRVNSQALNASQQFHVSAGQQVVIDGGASATIQAGGQWINIGPGGIFSSVPIQVGGALMPSMAAAPVSPNTPLKLVAAPAALLSAAQIMSLQSDAPFCEECERCKDGVCAA; encoded by the coding sequence ATGTTCGCTCCTGCCAATCAACCGCGTTTCACGTTGACGATCGACGGCGTCCAGAATGAGCTCAAGGTGCTTGAGTTCACGGGCACGGAAGCCATCAGCCAACCCTACCGCTTTGACCTGGAACTGGTCAGCGAACGGCCAGACATCGAGCTTGAAAGCCTGCTGCATCGTCAGGCGTTTCTGAGTTTCGATGTACAAGGCTCCGGCATACACGGTCAGATCTTTCGCGTCGGTCAAAGCGACTCCGGGAAACGTCTGACCGGCTATCAAATCAGTCTCGTACCGCGATTGGCCTACCTCGGTCAGCGCATCAACCAGCGGATCTTCCAGCACAAAAGCGTGCCGGCGATCATCGCGCAGGTCCTCAAGGACCATGGCATCCAGCGCGATGCGTTCGAATTCCAACTCGGCAGCGACTACGCGCCTCGCGAGTACTGCGTGCAGTACGCCGAAAGCGACCTCGCATTTATCCAGCGCCTGTGCGCCGAGGTCGGCATTCACTACCACTTCCAGCACACCCCCGACGGGCATCTGCTGGTGTTCGGTGATGATCAAACAGTGTTCCCGCGTTTGCCCGAGTCGACGCTGTACCTTCCGGGCAGCGGCATGGCGGCGGATGCGCCGGCCATCAAGCGTTTCAACGTGCGCCTGGAGACCCGCACCACAGCGGTCACCCGTCGCGATTACGACTTCCAGAAACCGCGTCTTTCCCTTGAAAACCGTGTCGACAGCGAACAGCGCCCGGTGCTGGAGGATTACCACTTTCCCGGCCATTTCACCGATCGCGAATACGGCAAACAACTGACGCAACGAGCCTTGGAGCGCCACAACGCGGACTTCCGTCAGGCCGAAGGTCGTGGCGACGATTCTGCCTTGGTCAGCGGACATTTCCTGCACCTCGCCGAGCACCCGCGTCAGGCGTGGAACGACCTGTGGCTGATCACTGAAATCGAACACCGCGGCCGACAGCCGCAAGTGCTGGAGGAGTCGGCCACCAGTGATGACCCGGATGATTTCCAGGGTTATCGCAATACTTTTCTGGCGACACCGTGGGACGTTTCGTTCCGCCCGCCGGTGGGACCGGAAAAGCCACGCATGCTCGGCTACCAACCTGCCGTGGTCACCGGTCCGGTCGACAGCGAAATCCATTGCGACGAGTTCGGCCGGGTAAAGGTCCAGCTCGCCTGGGACCGCGACGGTCAGCTCAACGAACATTCCAGTTGCTGGCTGCGCGTGGCTACCGGTTGGGCCCACGACCATTACGGCAGCGTGCTGATCCCGCGAGTCGGCATGGAAGTGCTGGTGGGTTTCATCGACGCCGATGCCGACAAACCGCTGGTAATGAGTTGCCTGCCCAACGCCGCAACACCGGTGCCACTGGATCTGCCCGCCGACAAGACCCGCAGTATTTTCCGCAGCCAAAGTAGTCCGGGCGGCGGCGGTTACAACGAATTGCGCATCGAGGATCGCAAAGGCGCCGAGGAAATCTACCTGCGCGCCCAGCGAAACTGGACTCAGCACGTGTTGAACGATCAGCAGGTGCAGGTCGATAACGCCCGCAGCATTGTCGTCACCGGCACCGCTCGGCATGAGTTGAAGGCCGACGAGCTACGCATCACCCACGGCCAGCGCCAGACCGAAGTAAAGCTCGACGATCACCTGGTGGTGATGGGTGACCGGCACATTCGCGTGAACAGTCAGGCGCTGAATGCCAGTCAGCAATTCCACGTCAGCGCGGGTCAGCAAGTGGTCATCGATGGCGGCGCCAGCGCGACGATTCAGGCGGGCGGGCAGTGGATCAACATCGGTCCCGGCGGGATTTTCAGCAGCGTGCCGATTCAGGTCGGCGGCGCACTGATGCCGTCGATGGCCGCTGCCCCAGTTTCGCCGAATACGCCGTTAAAACTCGTCGCCGCGCCCGCAGCGCTGCTAAGCGCCGCACAGATCATGAGCCTGCAAAGCGACGCGCCGTTCTGCGAAGAATGCGAGCGCTGCAAGGACGGTGTCTGTGCAGCCTGA